aacttaattatatattctaGTGACACTGTTTAGTCTCTTAGCATTAATACAATGTAACATTGTTAACAATAAATACATGTTGCTTAAGGTCAACAGTTTCACAAATGCCAATGAGAGCCGACGTAGGATGGACGTGTGTGAAATCCAATTTATTAATTGGAGCGACGATCTTTGATGTGGATACACGTTACTtgacttgtttttatttgtctGATTGTCAAATTTTGACGAAGCACCATTTCTAATTTTGCGACTTCAgtactttcttttttcttattaataattgcaGACACTGAAGATAACCTAAACGAGGATCGAAATGTTTGTTAATtacttcaattaataaattggaTTTCACACATGTTTATCCTGTGTCGGCTCTTAGTGGCATTTGTGAAACTGTTGACCTTAAGCaacatgtatttattattagcaaTAAGGAACATAGGTCATGTTGGCctgatattataaaagttatgtaTTTTTTGAACAGCCCACGTATAcattacactaaaaaaattaaagtatcacTTATTCTGTTGTTGCTACATAAGTATAGATAatctttaattaagtaatacattttctttaagtaacctctgaaataattaatgacaaaattttttactcttttgTCCTGAAGCTAtggatataattattgtatatcataattattataatatatattattcatagaGTACACACATatacgaattatttaattaaaatataaaacatttaaaataatttaaaattacatacagGCAGCAAATAAACAGCTGAATTAGTTACTGAATGACTTTGGTTCGGAATATTAAGTACATTGTGTTGCAAACAGATTGCCGAATATTTAATTCCCGATGCTATTGAATTAAATATGCTTGAACATCCTTCAATTCCTGgtaagaaaaatacattgcCTTTATCAACTTCTTTTTTTGTATCAAGTTCTACAAGAACATCTGGAACCAAGTCTGAATTGTTAATCATTCGAAATATCATGTTTAAACCTTCCGAAACAGTcgtactaattttatttatgtcatGCGTGTTTTCTTTTTCGGTTGTATCTGTCATTTGtctaattttatcgaaattaagATTTCTAATATCCTGTGCTGTCAAGAAAATATCAAACTCTTTCTCTAATGTTTGTTTAATTTCTACTGCCATCATCGAATCCATACCCAGTTCGGCTAGTGATGTGTTATGCGCCACTGtgttcaaatttttcaatccTATTGCAAATTAAGAAAGATATTTTAGTAAACTgtatgttacattatttaaattttttaaatagctcTTTAGAATTTAGTTACTtgatataaaagattaaaagaattaCCTAATAaagatatatgataaatatataataaaagtaacaaaaatgaaatttatacagTAAAGTGTAGATTTCTTTAAgtaatttttgagaagaataGGTTAAAGAAGTATAGATAACTTTCAAatgctcaaataataaaatatattaggaaACTGtcttattactttttttgaaactttaaaatttaaatcagaaagtcattatatacaaattttagtGTAACTTTGAAATTAACTTCATACTTCTTATCCTGGTTGATAGTTGGCTAACAATCAACTTTATGCTGTTTAGCACGCTATATCACGTTTGGTTATCTGGGCTAAGACATTGTCTTAGAAGTTTACTTACCCATAATATGAGcaattgtttcataaatattcaTTGATCCGCTAATACTTGCTTTTTTAGCAACAACCATACTGCTTACAATAGCTCCATCTTGCAGCAAGAATGTGTCTAATGTATCCAAGCAAGAAGATATTCCTTGTTGTAATGTTCCTCCAATAATAAGCTCTTTGTTATCCTCCTGCATATCTGCGACGAGTCCCACATCACCAATAGCACCCCATTGTATTGCTAAACCGTGTAATCcttctttcattcttttttcacagATTCTCTCCATTACGGAATTAGCCATTCCATAATTTGTTTGGCCCGCATTTCCTCGCCCACACGAAACGGAAGAAAACACGACAAAATGTCGAAGTTGGGGACAGATCGTTCTCGACAATTCGTCCATTTTCTTCGTCATCCATGCTTTTGATTTGAATGAATCCTCAAACGATTGCAGTGACTGATTCTCGAATAAACAATCTTTAAGCACAACTGCAAGATTAAATATGGCATCTACTGGCCCTATTCCTTCAGccaattttaatatagattcaCAATCTTCATGTTTTAAAGTATCATTGACTGTAATAATCTGTACATTTACACCAAAAGATTGCCACAACTTTATTCTTGATTGTTGATAACCGGTTCTTATCCCAGATCGTGAtgtcaatatcaaattttttgcaCCTCTAAGAATCAACCAGTTTGCTAACTCTAAACCAAAACCGCCCAGTCCACccaaaataatgtaacatttataatcCAAGCAGTAATATTGTGGGTAAGCGAGTAGAGGAGTATCCAAGGTCTGATCGTcttcatgaatttttattattatctaaacatttaattaatatacatttgtcactataaattagaattgaatagattcaattgtatttttcttttattttcttattaatattgttttgtattttactaattatttattattatttttataaaacacaaaaatagaAAGCCTATGTCTGTCACAGCGGTTCTTGGcaccaaataaaaatttttaatttttactgactCCAGGCTATTTGAACTGCGCTCCGCATATTCATCGGACTTGAAGCAGGAATAGTAATACTACAGTTTTTCCGAAAAGCGAGGATATTATACATGCTTCTTATAggattaatattacaattttgttatcCTTTCTGACtgggaatttttattaaaaactaatgCTTACTAAATAGTTGCGTATATCTTAAGTACAAGTGAATAAAGTTTTCAATCAAACTCTTAGAAATGAGAACAATAATATATCTAAATCGACTATTATTTGTACTGAACAATGTTTTGATGAAACAAGTTCTATTAATCTTAGAACATAATATATGAATCTGCAAGACCTATACAAAGTTTTAATGTTTTGCTCCGTGAAAAAAGAATGGCAAAAGAGGAAACGcatcctttttttcctttttagtaaattgtaaattacgtttgttctaCCCAATAAACTTTTACTTATAAGGTGATTGTTAGAACTCTAATAAACTGGTGCTGATAAGAATTGTGTagtgttttaacttttattgagttatttaaaaaaaactaaatgatATTTGATCCCCTTCTATCCtctaatttcatattatatcattttttggaTATGTCGTTTATTCAGTGACATttctaagattataaattttgaaaaatttaaacaaagttttgttgtatatattaaaaggtagaaccaaaattataatttttcaaagttgcCTAAGTCTTTcacatgcacgcacacatgTGCACACACaccttataaattaaaaaaaagtcatacCTTGCCAATATGTTTTCCAGTAGCCATGTATCTAAAAGCAGCTTCTATCTCGTTTCGTTTAAAGACTTTTCTACACAGTGGTTTAAtaacattcatttttaaaactgtTGTTATTTTCTTCCACAGTTTTATCTTTTGTTCTGAGTCTCGAGTCAATAAGTTGTCTAATATAATTCCGTAAAAACTTATGCCTTTGGAAAAAGCATgtacgtttaataaattattggaaaacatATCATATTTTCCTATTTCTAGAAAACGTCCACCATTTGCTAAGCAGCGAACAGATGCTTGTAATTTTTCTTCGGCTAAGGAATTCAATACAATATCCACTCCGCGACCTTTTGTACACTGCATAATCATTTCTTCGAAGCTTGTATCTCGAGAGTTTCCTATATGATCTTCAGGAATAGAAGGAAACGTTTCTCTTATAAACTGTCGTTTTTCTTTAGTACCAACTGTCGTGAATATTTCGCAACCTTcataaagtgcaagatgaatcGCAGCTTGACCAATACCTCCAGTACCAGAATGGATCAACACTTTGTTtcccttttttattttaccCTGAAAGTACAATGCATAGTAGCACGTACTATATACACACGGAACTGTTGCTGCGTCTTCCATTGTCCAATTGTCGGGTACATTCCAACTGAGATATTTATCGGCCACACAAATGTTCGCCAATCcactaaatataataattttaaaaaatatataatttcatattgcATAAATGTTGCCTTACGTTTCCTTACAAAACATTCAAAATTTAAgtgtttaagaaaataaaaattaataatgttatcaataataatatatttattataataatggcCATATCTTTTTGCAAGCTTATATTTGGCGGTAGATGAAactaaataatgatttttagtaattaatatttcgttaattacaaattttgaaaattgcagatgacttttctgctcagtttaaCGTTCTCTATCAGTCCACGAAAAATGTAATCGttatcgaacaccctgtatatgtttccttaatacaaaatttaatttgattttgaaataaaatattaaattaataataataaatataaataattttttttttcattaattgtatatttataaaaactattttacccATGTGAGCACATTCCCATTACTCTTTCTCCACGCATATCAAATCCAACAAATTCCATGCCGATTAAACCACATGATGAATTGTTTTGAAGACATGATTCTGTAATTTGGATTTTACCAGTAGCCAtcataatatctttaaaatttagtGGCGCATAAAGTACATTAATAAGGTCTTCGTACTTAACatgaaaagatatatttttttgcaccCAATATAAAGTACTCAAATCTCCTCGTAcctgttataataaatataaatatttacaataaataattacaataaaaaattattgaccaaagtataaaaatcatgATATCAAAAGATTTCAGTGATATTGCAGAgacatttcaatttttcaatcgTGTTGACAATGTCTATAGGATCATCTTTCAAAACGTTCCCAttgtaatatttctgcaaacATTTCTGACACGCAATTTCATTTAgtgaataaaattcaaaaattgtaatttgacgattttatcatatttaaagaCACAACAATTTTCTGAGATGCCTTAAAAAAATGccttaatattatagaaaaaaacggcaaacgtaattgaaaaatttgcattaccttcttttaaaatattaaatttaacaaaaaaactaATAACAAATCTTcagataatttatcaatttttaaatatcaaacattAGAGAAAGTCAATAGGTATAGCGAAACAATGTCATGTTTCAAagcaaataatacaataaattacaaTGAATGTTACGTAaagaaaagttgtaaaattttaaaaataaatttactccaaaagttaaaataataatcaattttatattaatgatgcTAATAAGCATCTATGTTAATGATGCCACAATAAAAACCCTCATCCCTTAAACtcctgtaaaaaattttactttagcTAAGAtagaatatacagggtgattcagaataaccttatgtccttaaagagacatattcctaaggttattctgaaacaacttttcttttgacaaaaatttctcTGAAGCGTAGTTTTTAAATTGTTGGTAAATTAAATTGAGTTTTAGCGTTCCTGTCGCAAGATATtaagaattaaagaattacTCCATGTCTATTTTCCATGTTGTATAATTCTCTCTGCCTCGTAATTTGGTAACAGGAAGAAACGCTTCTGACATCTTACTCATGGTTGtcacttaatatttttactttcaaaaaataacaagTAATTTACTCGCGAACTGACCAATCTGGGCCCATAACCAATGTTGGTAAATTAAATTGAGTTTTAGCGTTCCTGTCGCGAGATATtaagaattaaagaattacTTGAATAAGAGATAATAACCTTTTAATCTTGTAAGAGAAAAGATACAGAGAAACAACAACGTTGCTAAGTAATACATAAATTACATGAAATTAAACACTTAAACAGAAGACATTACTTCTTGTATATCTAACAACTTATCGTTGATATAAAGTGTTTCTCGAGATcgcatattaattaatattaccaatataaataataaaaggaaatagttatccaataaccgggtGCTTATAGCAGTGAAGCAGGGCCGGCGTAACTCACCGTTCGATACGGGCGATTGCATGAGGCGATCGCAGTTATAAGCTGATAGCTAGAACACTgctttctctcccttttctctctctctttcattctctctcCCGCTCTTTCAAAGCGTCTATCTCAGGGGTCGGCAACCTTTTGAGTCGGAAGAgtcaaaaattacaatttacaaaatttcaaagtttttaaagagctacaaaatttttttttgccaacAATAAATAGTACTcgcataaataaagttttttaataaaaaaaactaatctATTTAttcataagaaaaaatatctatttattcatatataagtAGTGTTTCTTACAACAAATtagataatatatgtatattggaTTTCCCGTaatgcttcataaatatttcagggaTCGAAAAaggatgaaattttgaactaaaagtttCTTTGCCCATTTTGGCTCAGATTATTATTTACCGACTTATTAATggttaaagttgatcaatcagattgcgctcagccgaagcgcccagaagcgtagcgtgccgtgggactcctcgcgcttactgtaaacatgctcccgattaaaatgttattctaattttttatattaataaataaataaataaataaatcgataaataagtaggtaaataattaaataaataggtaaatgagtaaaaataatttgcaaatttatctaatttttgaatatttttgattctttttattatttatttatttattcgtttgtttaattcaattatttaatctatttgttcattcagttatttaatttccatggctaacctcgtagcgatggggaaaaattaactacgagatgtttgtcatgggtataaaagaagattattagataaaaacattaacaaaataaattgtataacaaaTAGTTTGTTGaacatattcttcaaaaaaatgttttgacatgtaTTACGcatttaacatacatattttattaaattaaactttattaaacaatgtaacttgtacttaaaataaaaaaaacaataacatacATTTGAGCAAACAAATTCAATGGAAGCGTTGGCTTTGCATGGTTTTAGAAAGTTTGGATAAATTTGGCTCATAACTTGTTGTTTTAAGTTTCAAACACgactcaaaatttttattttttagttgacttcttactttacttttaattatatttatgcaaGAGAACGCTTGCTCGCACAAATATGTCGATCCGAAGATAGTCAGCACTCCAAATGCCAACTTTTTCACTTCACTGTAGCAATCTGAAAGACTATTCCATGCGTCGAATATAAGTGCTTCAACTCGcggcattttttttaaagctgtcCACTTTTGTTGCGTTACGTACATACATTTCTGGACCTCCAACTCTTCCAACTTGCTTTTCAACTCTGTAAATTTTCCACTCCACAagctttactttttaaattgatCAATTGCATTTCTAGAGATCCAGTATCAATTTCAAATGGCTCAATGTGGATTTCGTTACTATTTGTGTTGAGAGGATTTACTATGAATGCTACAGTGGTTTTGTTGGTTTTAAATTGCTCAAATCTGTCAGCAAattcatctttaattttttttataattgtgcTGAAGTAATTCGTGTCAACAGTTGCACTGGTTTTATCGCGATATTGCTTTAGAAATTGAAAATGAAGTAATTTACCGCTCTGAATATCTTCtgcaaaaagaattaatttttctttaaaacaaacCAATTCTTCTACCAAAACATAGGCtgagttttctttttcttacagTTTTAGATTTAGCTCATTTAATTTTGCTGTGATATCCAccataaactaaaatttttgcaaCCATTTGTCGTTCTCTAATTCAGAGTGATTAATGCCTTTTTCATTtaggaatatatttatttcattcaagcACAAAACAAAACGTTTCAACACCTTACCTTTGGAAAGCCATCGCACTTTATTGTGAAGAAGGAGGTCAGAATACTGAGCCTCCATTTTGTTTAAGAATTCTTTAAACTGACGATGGTAGAGTGCTTTTGACAAGATGCTGTTAACAATCTTGATTAGCAAATTCATGACCTCAACTATTTTGGCCGGAAATGTTTGGGCACAAAGCGCTTCTTGGTGTATTATGCAGTGAAACGTAAGAATTTCGTGGTTATTTTGCTCTGAAGAATCGTTGTTGCCCTTTTATTTTTTCCTGTCATACATCTAGCTCTATCAGTTGctattgaaacaattttatttaaatcgattttattgttttcaaGGCATTTTTTCACGGCATTCGCTATATCTTCTCTAGTTTGTCCCGAGAGCGGTAGCAATCCTAGAAGTTCTTCTTTTGGACCTTGGGAAGACATATACCTGACAAAAAGGGCAACTTGTGCCGTGTCTTTTATGTCGCAAAACTCATCAATAGCAAGTGATAAGGCAAAAGAAAGTTGAATATCTTCCACCTGCAAATATGTTACATTTGAAGACATATTAGCTATTCTATCTTGTACTGTTTTAGCTATTCTATCTTGTACTGTTTTAGCGGATAGTggcaaatctttaatttttttcaagatttctgGTTTGTTTTAGAAATCACGAAACAGTTCGTCAGATGCATGTATGAAGCAATCTTTGACATACTCACCATCTGTGAATGGTTTGcctttttttgcaatttctaGTGACACCGCGAAGCTTGCCAGATTAACATTACTTGTAGATTGCGTCCAGTTATTTAACATGGAACTTGAttgctgtttttgtttttgGAGCTTGTCGACAGCTTTTTTTCGTTCTTTGCCGGCTGGATATTTACTAGCAAACTGAGTATGTTTTTTTAGTGAAGTGTCTCTCTAAATTTGATTTCTTATTGTGTGCAAGTTTTTCGTAGCAaatgagacaaatcgaaagGCCATCTGAGTTGCATATGAAAGCGAACGACTCCGTCCAATCCCGATTGAATTCTCGATGCTCTTCTTCAGTTCTTCCCCTTTTTTTTGTAGGTGCCATGCTTGCGGTGaagctgtaataaaaaattttttaaattattatttaggtATCCAAAACAGCAGATGACaagttttgcaattatttacTATGTCAACGTATACCTAAGTAAATACATACGAGAAGCTGTgcataatgaaatataatttatcaaaaaacattttacaacgATATTTCCCAATTAAAAATACTtacctaaataaaataaataattctctaataatttaattattaaaataaataatttagacaCAAAACACTGTTTGTCTCACTTTCTCACGTACTGATTGACTTAAGTACATAATTTCGCCGCATTTGTGGTCGCTTCCCGTGTGCGGTGATCGCCGAACGGACTTGTCAGAACGTGTTTATCACGACGCAGCCTGcacattttagtttttttttttaattttggcaaATATTAGATACTTAGTTTACGAGTAAAGGTGTTATGCCCAGCTATGCCGAAATCAATGAAAATTGCCAAACATATAAACAATCTAAAACTGCAAATATCTACCTACTTTGATCCTCAGAGttcgaaaataagtttattaaataacagTTTACAGGTACTTacacttataattattattttaacgctaatttttaaataataaaagctataaaatagataaataataaaataagtaatttattaaatatatattttaataaaaacactTTCGCGGTAATATCCAACAGTAgtactttgtttcttttttgacAATTCTTATTAACTTCAAAAAAGTAGTTAGGTAtcttatttggaaaaaaatatgtataatatttattttaaaaatacatttttattgcattttcttgtaatcgatttcgagacctttccaaaacactacaagaaagtttattttggttgagtattttccgagttgtgaggcttgaaagctgtaatgtactgtaactttcaagctttacaactcgaaaaatacttaacgaaaatacatttgtttatagtgttttggaaaggtcttgagataagctacaagaatatgcaataaaaagtaggcagttccatttaaaaaagttaatgtgattttgatctgaccttggcgacgccatccaaggtcaaactgataagatcagtaaatagatcttttgaaaccctataacttttatctgaaatatatttttttttaatgcttagttttcgagatattttgctgatccgggactttttgaacaccctgtataatatgtTACCTACCTTTACTTcggtttttttattgttattatatatatatatatatatatatatgtacatacataacttTGAGAAGATAATTTGCTTCTAACTCTTTTACTTGAAACAACAAACTATACGTCACAGCCAAAGCACTGTTGAAGACGCCAAATTGTCTTGCGTCGAAAGCGAATTAAAACCTACATAGAAACATCCAACGACGGCGTCATTCGAGAGCTTCCGACGGACTGGCGACAGTGACGACGCGTGTCACAGGGGAGAGGTGCGGTGAAAAGCGAGTATAAGTGGCTGAGAGATAGAATCGGTGCCTAATCTTCGTTAATCGATTcagaacaatttttaaatgtttttttttgataaaataaataatatttgcgtATGGAACTAAAGAGCCGCAGCTTCACATCCAAAGAGCCGCATGTGGCTCGCGAGCCGCAGGTTGCCGACCCCTGGtctatcccattctcattctcattctttttttatttatttatcaattcatacgctaacactgaaataatgctagaattaaaaacgatatttaattatttgacgtcttgcttttaataattctgtagtgtaaaaaatatttttttttagtcaaaaatatttaaaatgcctgattgaaaaataaaaatgcagagtgaaagaagagagagagagagagagagagagagagagagagagagacaagttcgatcaaatttgaacgtgtatactcacttatcatcctACACAGCAATCAGCCTTTATCTTCACGAAAacaaaatatccatattaaactcaagatttttctcttttcttcttaaattacATCATTTCTCACATACACTGCAATCATTCTTTTGATCGAAAAATACTAACGCattactttatacaaatcactattgTCAATTACTATTAATCTCACTAGTAATCACGCAtgagaattactcaaaaaatgaaaCACGTGCATGTGACCATGATTTCAAAGATTTCAAGGTCATTCCTGTTTTTGACGGCTGAATGACTGAGTTTTGATATGAAACAAGAGACAGTCGCTTGAGAAACGTGAGCCGTGAATGCGCCGCGAGTGCTACGTTTGGCTCGTCcaggatgaccgtgaaatcttcgagTTCATGGTCACAAGTgcaatagtatttttaatttttaattattgcctTCTGACATTTAGAACGTTGATTACACAGTGATACCGCGAACAATAAAACGAGTCGACTGCTCGCTCGTAAAGCAAAGAGGATATAACCTAACCTCTGTTATGAACACGTGTCGTGTGTTCGTCGTGTAAACACgtgttccttttttttaattgttacacgTTATTAGTAGCGAATAATAGTGattgacgatagtgatttgtataaagtgatgcgctagtaatttttaatcgaaaaaatgattgcagtgaatgtaacaagtgatgtgatttaagaagaaaagaagaaaatcttAAGTTTAATATGAATATTCTGTCTTTGTGAAGATAAAACTGATTGCTGTGCAAgatgataagtgagtatacacgttcaaatttgattgaactcgtctctctctctttctctttttttctctttcactctgcattttaattttttaatcccgcattttaaatatgctatttttgacttaaaaagaatatttttttacttgtacaaaattattaaaagacgtcaaataattaatatggtttctaattctagcattattttagtGTCAATGCAtgaattcataaataaataagaaaaaaatgataatgaaaatggGAGAGAGGTTTTGAGTGAgcaggagaaagagaaagagagagaaagagagtgaagGCCGGGAGGGAGGGAAAGCAGTGTTTGATCAGCTGATCATTGTGATCGCCTCACGTAATTGCCCATAACGAACAATGAATTGTACCGGCCCTGTCTCACCGCTATACGCGCCtggttattggataactatttctttttataatttaaaaattaagcttTGGACAAACtttgccaaataaaaagttgtttcagaataatctcaggaatatgtctcttcaaggacataaggttattctgaatcactctGAAAACCTCCCTACTTTGCGGGACAGGCGTTTTAGCTAAAACATTTATTCACAGTTTAATGAACTCGgagatgtatataaaattatacaaaaaatattaagttctAGTTATAAGATCCACCTTTGACTGAATAAAATTCACTCTCTAATTAGTTGTGTATAAATGTTTacctataataaagtttataaaaaaactttttgacgCACCTTCTGTTGAACGAAAGCACGTTGTACAAGTTTTGGTTCCAACGATGGCAATGAAAAATGCCTGTAGGATCCCCAAACGTTATCTGAACGTATAACATTGATAGGTAGGTCCAACTGCAGTTGATTCGCGTATAATGGTTCTTGCAAAGAAAAAGCTGGCACTTTGTCATCTTGAATAAATACACCTCTGATTACTTCACCGCCCAATTCCTTTCGTAAACAATTAATAAGACCTAGTAATCCGCATTCAAAGTCTTTTTCTGCGACAAGTATTATTCTTGTATTCACATTAGTCTGATTTTCCACATTCATGATTGATTTCAGTTTATCTATCCATGTAAATTCGTAATTATTTACGTGTACAATCTGGTACTGCTTTCTaacaatattttgtgtttttcttAACAATAAAAGTGTCTTTTTATTTACTTGTTTTTTCAGTATAACATCCAACCCGTATGTTTTCAGGCATGAATAATCATAGATTGAATCGGATTTCTCCAAAGTAAGTAGAAAACCTTGCGACATTAATAGAGACAATAATTGTCTatataatttcttgttatttttagtCAAAATATCATAACCAATGATCATTAAACAGTTTTCGTCTTTTGACAATTTAGTAATCTCTGTTGTAGAAACGTTGTTTGACAAAGAGATATTTTTGAATCTTCCATGATTTGTTACTAACTTAGTATGATGTCGAATCTGAGGTAAATCACTTAATACATCATTAACAATTGGATAATTTAGGTCTTCTGGTGTTATTTTATCACTATCATcgatatattcaattattttaatatttattatattacaacatTCGAGTGCAATATGTATCGACATTCTTATTGCATCGCATAACGACATAGTTTCTAAATCATGATGGTCAATAAACTTGTATT
This genomic window from Solenopsis invicta isolate M01_SB chromosome 13, UNIL_Sinv_3.0, whole genome shotgun sequence contains:
- the LOC120359413 gene encoding uncharacterized protein LOC120359413, which translates into the protein MNLLIKIVNSILSKALYHRQFKEFLNKMEAQYSDLLLHNKVRWLSKEDIQSGKLLHFQFLKQYRDKTSATVDTNYFSTIIKKIKDEFADRFEQFKTNKTTVAFIVNPLNTNSNEIHIEPFEIDTGSLEMQLINLKSKACGVENLQS